In Vreelandella piezotolerans, one genomic interval encodes:
- a CDS encoding DUF2231 domain-containing protein: MTQTPQRSIKSRASLAGHPLHPVMIHFPVAALMALVACDLAYWYTQDTFWLRGGLWLAGVGAFGGWVASVAGIIDLVTVARIRRLITGWSHAIVAVVMLSLASLNWLLRFNEPSAVLPWGLAISLVTASLIALAGWLGGQLVYEHAVGVEVES, from the coding sequence ATGACACAGACGCCCCAACGCTCGATCAAAAGCCGCGCATCGCTGGCGGGCCATCCGCTTCATCCAGTGATGATTCACTTCCCAGTGGCGGCGCTGATGGCGTTGGTTGCCTGCGACTTGGCCTACTGGTACACCCAGGATACGTTCTGGCTGCGCGGCGGGCTTTGGCTGGCGGGCGTTGGCGCGTTTGGCGGCTGGGTTGCCTCGGTCGCGGGCATCATCGACTTGGTCACCGTCGCTCGCATCCGCCGACTGATTACCGGTTGGAGTCATGCCATCGTGGCCGTGGTGATGCTCTCTTTGGCATCCCTGAACTGGCTGCTGCGCTTCAACGAACCCAGCGCGGTGCTGCCCTGGGGCTTGGCGATATCGCTGGTCACGGCAAGCCTGATTGCACTGGCGGGATGGCTGGGCGGCCAACTGGTGTATGAACACGCGGTAGGCGTGGAAGTAGAATCGTAG
- a CDS encoding winged helix-turn-helix domain-containing protein, whose product MSLSKTKSSFYRRLYVAHLIEQGVASVPALMEATGMPRRTAQDTITSLGELDIECVFEKSDGERHNIGHYTIKQWGAIDPQWVTSNAERLGQALGYR is encoded by the coding sequence ATGTCGCTTAGCAAAACGAAATCCAGTTTTTACCGCCGCCTTTACGTGGCTCATTTGATCGAGCAAGGCGTGGCCAGCGTGCCCGCCCTGATGGAAGCCACCGGCATGCCCAGACGCACCGCACAGGACACCATTACATCGCTAGGGGAACTGGATATCGAGTGCGTGTTCGAAAAAAGCGACGGCGAACGCCACAACATTGGCCACTACACCATTAAACAGTGGGGAGCGATTGACCCGCAGTGGGTGACGTCGAATGCGGAGCGTTTGGGTCAGGCGCTGGGATATCGCTAG
- the ctaD gene encoding cytochrome c oxidase subunit I, whose amino-acid sequence MKSVNQEAIEQEPQQLHEDLHDIWGNPKGLKSLTIVNHTTLGLRFMITGMVFFLIGGILAMLVRTQLAMPDQNFMSPEIYNQVTTMHGTVMMFLFAIPMLEGLAIYLIPKMIGARDLVCPRLTSLGYFCYLFGGIILTSSLIIEMAPSSGWFMYTPLSSKEFAPDLGSDFWLLGITFVEISALSAGVELVVSILRTRTQGMALHKMPLFAWYILAMALMIVVGFPPLILGSVLLELERAVGMPFFQIAGGGDPVLWQHLFWLFGHPEVYIIFLPAAGIISTLIPVFAGRPIVGYGWVVAAITIMGFISFGLWVHHMFTIGIPQLAQAFFSAASMLVAVPTAIQVFVWLATLWLGKPKMKLPMLWVMGFLVIFVCGGLTGVMLALVPFNWQVHDTHFVVAHMHYVLVGGMFFPLIAGLYYWLPLFSGRMPSENLGRWGFWLTFLGFNGTFLIMHWTGLLGMPRRIYTYEAGTGWEIFNLLSSVSSFVLSAGIAMVLLDIALHFRFGKPAQHNPWNADTLEWANTMPPSAYNFVSLPRVETRHPLWEDPNLPHTMAEGKHSLAVASHGRREMWGTDPISGSVREIIHLPGNSWWPLFAASALAVVCLSLLTRVYLLAGVFVIIAGIFLLRWSWENGAHPKAAPDAGVKPGDPPLHSRTMDGPGLWAMGIFLIANGSFFLSYLFGWFYLWTVSPEWRMPETPPLSLLLMGVAGVAVLVGSAVMEKLVRGLRQQRDAGLGAGFYLAAALGGLQVGLTGWALWQAELAPTQTSHDAVMLVGLVYALFHGGLAVILTVLQGLRVGYGYVGAHAPFEPGVVTLLWRYNVVTFGLLIAALAVLPRVLGG is encoded by the coding sequence ATGAAAAGCGTGAATCAAGAAGCAATAGAGCAGGAACCGCAGCAGTTACACGAAGACCTGCACGATATTTGGGGCAACCCAAAGGGTTTGAAGTCGCTCACCATCGTGAACCATACGACGCTTGGCCTGCGTTTTATGATTACAGGAATGGTATTTTTCCTGATTGGCGGCATTCTCGCCATGCTAGTGCGCACCCAGCTGGCGATGCCTGACCAAAACTTCATGTCACCGGAGATCTACAACCAGGTGACCACCATGCATGGCACGGTGATGATGTTCCTGTTTGCGATCCCCATGCTGGAGGGGCTGGCGATTTATCTGATTCCGAAAATGATCGGTGCCCGGGATCTCGTATGCCCACGCCTTACTTCGCTGGGTTACTTCTGCTATCTGTTTGGCGGGATCATTCTGACGTCGAGTTTGATCATCGAGATGGCACCGTCCAGCGGCTGGTTCATGTACACGCCGCTGAGCAGTAAGGAGTTTGCACCGGATCTGGGGTCTGACTTCTGGCTGCTAGGCATTACCTTCGTGGAGATCTCGGCGCTCTCGGCGGGGGTGGAACTGGTCGTCTCTATCTTACGCACCCGCACCCAGGGCATGGCACTGCATAAGATGCCGCTGTTTGCGTGGTACATCCTCGCCATGGCGCTAATGATCGTGGTGGGCTTCCCACCGCTGATCTTGGGCAGCGTGTTGTTAGAACTCGAGCGCGCGGTCGGCATGCCGTTCTTCCAAATTGCGGGCGGCGGCGATCCAGTGTTATGGCAGCATCTTTTCTGGCTGTTTGGCCACCCAGAGGTGTACATCATCTTTCTGCCTGCTGCCGGGATCATTTCGACGCTGATTCCCGTGTTTGCCGGGCGGCCCATCGTGGGGTACGGCTGGGTAGTGGCGGCAATTACCATCATGGGCTTTATCAGTTTTGGGCTGTGGGTTCACCACATGTTCACCATCGGCATACCTCAACTGGCCCAGGCGTTTTTCTCGGCGGCCAGCATGCTAGTGGCCGTGCCCACGGCGATTCAAGTCTTTGTCTGGTTGGCTACGCTCTGGCTCGGCAAACCCAAAATGAAGCTGCCCATGCTATGGGTGATGGGCTTTTTGGTCATCTTCGTGTGTGGTGGGCTTACCGGTGTCATGCTGGCGCTGGTGCCGTTCAATTGGCAGGTGCACGACACTCACTTCGTGGTGGCCCATATGCACTACGTGCTGGTAGGCGGCATGTTCTTCCCGCTGATTGCTGGGCTGTACTACTGGTTGCCGCTCTTCTCCGGGCGAATGCCTTCCGAGAACCTGGGGCGTTGGGGCTTCTGGCTGACCTTCCTAGGCTTTAATGGCACGTTTTTGATCATGCACTGGACCGGGCTGCTCGGTATGCCCCGACGGATTTACACCTATGAAGCGGGGACTGGGTGGGAAATTTTCAATTTGCTCTCGTCGGTGAGTAGTTTCGTGCTTTCAGCGGGGATTGCCATGGTGCTTCTGGATATCGCGCTACACTTCCGGTTTGGTAAGCCCGCTCAGCATAATCCCTGGAATGCCGACACGCTGGAGTGGGCGAATACCATGCCGCCCAGCGCTTATAATTTCGTCAGTCTACCCCGCGTGGAAACCCGACACCCGCTGTGGGAGGACCCCAACCTACCGCATACCATGGCCGAAGGTAAGCACTCGCTGGCGGTTGCTTCACACGGCAGGCGGGAGATGTGGGGCACCGATCCGATTTCCGGCAGCGTGCGGGAAATCATTCATCTGCCTGGCAACTCCTGGTGGCCGCTGTTTGCCGCGTCGGCCCTGGCGGTGGTATGCCTTAGTCTTCTCACCCGTGTGTACCTACTGGCAGGTGTATTCGTGATCATTGCCGGTATCTTTTTGCTGCGCTGGTCTTGGGAGAACGGTGCCCACCCCAAGGCGGCACCGGATGCAGGCGTCAAACCCGGCGACCCACCGCTTCACTCGCGCACCATGGATGGCCCCGGCCTCTGGGCGATGGGGATTTTCCTGATTGCCAATGGCTCGTTCTTTCTCTCTTATCTGTTTGGTTGGTTTTATCTCTGGACCGTTTCGCCCGAGTGGCGCATGCCTGAGACGCCGCCGCTCTCACTTTTATTGATGGGGGTGGCTGGCGTGGCGGTTTTAGTCGGCAGCGCAGTGATGGAAAAACTCGTGCGTGGGCTGCGCCAGCAGCGTGATGCTGGTCTAGGCGCAGGCTTCTATCTAGCCGCTGCGTTAGGCGGACTTCAGGTGGGACTAACGGGCTGGGCGCTTTGGCAAGCTGAGCTTGCTCCTACGCAAACCTCCCATGACGCAGTGATGCTGGTCGGCCTTGTCTATGCGCTGTTCCACGGCGGTTTAGCCGTCATCTTGACCGTGCTACAAGGGCTGCGAGTGGGCTATGGCTATGTAGGCGCTCATGCGCCTTTTGAGCCTGGCGTCGTAACACTGTTGTGGCGCTATAACGTGGTCACCTTTGGTCTATTAATAGCGGCGCTAGCGGTGCTGCCCCGCGTGTTAGGAGGGTAG
- the pgi gene encoding glucose-6-phosphate isomerase: MFQLTRSVTWQALERLRDKTANDRIRDYFTNDPQRFEKMSLRVGGLFLDYSKHQVSDEVLAKLIELADHSALVQRRAQMFSGDIINVTENRPVLHTALRHLGDEPVYVDGEDVMPEITRTREQIKLFSEAVRSGEWKGYNGQRIKDVVNIGIGGSDLGPNMAVRALLKYRHPELHFHFVSNVDGTHIQKVLSRLNPATTLFIVSTKTFSTQETLLNAKTARRWFLENAGENADVGAHFIAASTNRKAAMEFGIREENVFEFWAWVGGRYSMWSSIGLPIALSIGFEGFIELLEGAHEMDRHFIEAPFAQNMPVLMALIGIWYINFIGAETQAIVPYDQALNQLPSFLQQLDMESNGKSVDIFGHPVNYKTGPIVWGQTGSNGQHAFFQLLHQGTRYVPIDFIASLKPEPGVEDHHFALLTNMLAQANAFMEGSQGDSKELSQLDPYSCPGNRPSSTLLLDELTPKNLGALIALYEHKVFVQGVIWNINSFDQWGVQLGKRIAGEISERIDANAADFDASTQGLLELVRAHFPSSARKADSAEPASSDKKPVRKKR, from the coding sequence ATGTTTCAACTCACTCGCAGCGTTACTTGGCAGGCCCTAGAGCGCCTGCGCGATAAAACCGCCAATGACCGTATTCGTGACTACTTTACGAATGATCCGCAGCGCTTTGAAAAAATGAGCCTGCGCGTCGGCGGCCTCTTTTTGGATTACTCCAAGCATCAGGTATCGGACGAGGTGCTGGCCAAACTGATCGAGCTGGCCGACCACTCCGCCCTGGTGCAGCGCCGCGCCCAGATGTTCTCTGGCGACATTATCAACGTGACCGAGAACCGTCCGGTACTCCACACCGCCCTACGCCATTTGGGCGATGAGCCGGTGTATGTGGACGGCGAAGACGTGATGCCAGAAATCACCAGAACCCGTGAGCAGATCAAACTGTTCTCCGAAGCGGTGCGCAGCGGCGAGTGGAAAGGCTATAACGGCCAGCGCATCAAAGACGTGGTCAATATCGGCATTGGTGGCTCGGACCTTGGCCCCAATATGGCGGTGCGTGCGCTGTTGAAGTATCGCCACCCAGAGCTGCACTTCCACTTCGTTTCCAACGTGGACGGCACCCATATTCAAAAAGTGCTCTCACGACTCAACCCCGCCACCACACTGTTCATCGTCTCGACCAAAACCTTCTCCACCCAGGAAACCCTGCTCAACGCCAAGACCGCGCGGCGGTGGTTCCTGGAAAACGCGGGGGAAAACGCCGACGTGGGCGCGCACTTCATTGCCGCCTCCACCAACCGTAAAGCGGCCATGGAGTTCGGCATTCGCGAAGAGAACGTGTTCGAGTTTTGGGCCTGGGTGGGCGGCCGCTACTCCATGTGGTCGTCCATCGGCTTACCGATTGCGCTCTCGATTGGCTTCGAAGGCTTCATCGAGCTGCTGGAAGGCGCCCACGAGATGGATCGCCACTTCATCGAGGCGCCGTTCGCCCAGAACATGCCGGTATTGATGGCGCTGATCGGCATTTGGTACATCAACTTCATCGGTGCCGAAACCCAGGCCATCGTGCCCTACGACCAAGCGCTGAACCAGTTGCCTTCTTTCCTGCAGCAGCTGGACATGGAGTCCAACGGTAAGTCGGTGGATATTTTCGGCCACCCGGTGAACTACAAAACCGGCCCGATTGTATGGGGCCAAACAGGCTCCAACGGCCAGCACGCCTTCTTCCAGCTGCTGCACCAGGGCACCCGCTACGTACCCATCGACTTCATCGCTTCGCTCAAGCCAGAGCCGGGCGTGGAGGACCACCACTTCGCGCTGCTCACCAACATGCTGGCCCAAGCCAACGCCTTCATGGAAGGCAGTCAAGGCGACAGCAAAGAGCTGAGCCAGCTCGACCCCTACAGCTGCCCCGGTAACCGCCCCTCCAGCACCCTGCTGCTCGACGAGCTAACGCCGAAAAACCTGGGCGCGCTGATTGCGCTCTACGAACACAAGGTGTTCGTACAGGGCGTGATTTGGAACATTAACTCGTTCGACCAGTGGGGCGTGCAACTCGGTAAGCGCATCGCCGGTGAAATCAGCGAGCGCATCGACGCCAACGCCGCCGACTTCGACGCTTCTACGCAGGGGCTGCTTGAGCTGGTGCGTGCCCACTTCCCCAGCAGCGCACGCAAAGCCGATAGCGCCGAGCCCGCGAGCAGTGATAAAAAACCGGTGCGGAAGAAGCGTTAG
- a CDS encoding cation-translocating P-type ATPase, protein MPVTEAEHVATKQEAPLYTLHGMWCTSCALAVEGALARLPGVVQASVHYPTATVWVNGTPASTQLAALAPVVTRLGYRLSELEPVHDAQQRLAKESRYLSLRLIVGAVLGMWTMLASLLIYAGALPNAAIELVVAWVAGAFSLPVVLYSGLPFYRAGWRTLLAQRPGMDVLVSLGVLGAMVVSVGLLLRGSSEVYFDTAVMLIVLLLVGRLVETLCRQRGLKAFDALRLPEADVVVCQGGQRDTQPVGEVAIGAVIEVPPGEQVPLDGLLDTPGWLDTATLTGESVPRYLHAGQRVYAGCRYAARLNAAPLKVIVTATVGQRRMDKLCEQMRRAQAKKGELHKLADRFASWLSPVALLLAVLTLPLGLLMGLGLEDAAVRALSVLVVACPCAVGLAVPLASLAGTSQALQQGIALRDPSAFETLANVRGIAFDKTGTLTRGQHQVVNAALRQSEDLTQFRAMLSSAVSQSEHPLASGLRDWASTVETAAPSNVLHNVQHIEEHPGKGQQVTFQNAEQWWLGSAVWIEQQLGAPLPDSAHQPDNAFASQVVVADSHGWLATLYCADQPVSDATASLAELKRSGYIVALISGDRQGPVGWLGQQVGLANNACYAQRSPEAKAALLKALPSPTLYVGDGVNDTLSLAEAGVGVVPMQASDAAREGAAAQLLRPGVSGVVCLLSLAKRTRRVMMQNLVFSALYNTLALGLVIIMAVPPLAAVLAMAASSFSVTLNAARLAWSEPSKTSDIPAPDPNAPHSTSPTAGQSLPTV, encoded by the coding sequence TTGCCTGTAACCGAGGCCGAACACGTTGCTACCAAGCAAGAGGCGCCGCTCTATACGCTTCACGGTATGTGGTGCACCAGCTGTGCGCTGGCGGTGGAGGGCGCATTAGCTCGCCTTCCAGGCGTCGTGCAGGCCAGCGTTCATTATCCGACCGCAACGGTATGGGTAAACGGCACTCCCGCTTCAACGCAGTTGGCGGCGTTAGCTCCCGTGGTGACGCGGCTAGGCTATCGGCTAAGCGAGTTGGAGCCTGTGCACGATGCTCAACAGCGCCTTGCCAAAGAGAGCCGCTATTTATCGTTGCGACTTATCGTGGGCGCGGTATTGGGCATGTGGACCATGCTAGCGTCGCTATTGATTTATGCGGGCGCGCTGCCTAATGCCGCCATAGAGCTGGTCGTCGCGTGGGTGGCCGGTGCCTTCTCGCTGCCAGTAGTGCTCTATTCCGGTCTGCCGTTTTATCGAGCGGGGTGGCGCACGCTATTGGCCCAGCGCCCCGGCATGGATGTATTGGTAAGCCTGGGGGTGCTTGGTGCCATGGTGGTCTCGGTAGGGCTGCTCCTACGCGGCTCTTCCGAGGTCTATTTCGATACCGCAGTGATGCTCATCGTGCTACTTCTGGTGGGCCGGCTGGTCGAAACCCTGTGCAGGCAGCGGGGGCTCAAAGCCTTTGATGCACTAAGGCTGCCGGAGGCTGATGTCGTAGTTTGCCAAGGCGGGCAGCGCGACACGCAGCCCGTTGGGGAAGTCGCTATAGGAGCCGTGATTGAAGTGCCCCCTGGTGAGCAGGTGCCCTTGGATGGCCTGCTGGACACGCCCGGCTGGCTGGATACCGCCACGCTAACCGGGGAAAGCGTGCCCCGTTATCTGCATGCCGGGCAGCGCGTCTATGCGGGCTGCCGCTATGCGGCGAGGCTAAACGCTGCGCCTTTGAAGGTGATTGTGACTGCTACCGTCGGCCAGCGGCGGATGGATAAACTGTGCGAGCAAATGCGCCGCGCCCAGGCAAAAAAGGGCGAATTGCACAAGCTGGCCGACCGCTTTGCCTCATGGCTAAGCCCCGTGGCGCTGCTGCTGGCGGTGCTGACACTTCCGCTCGGGCTGCTGATGGGCCTTGGTTTGGAAGACGCAGCCGTGCGTGCGCTGTCTGTTTTAGTAGTGGCGTGCCCCTGCGCGGTGGGGCTGGCGGTGCCGCTGGCAAGCCTCGCCGGTACCAGCCAGGCGTTACAACAGGGCATTGCGCTTCGCGACCCTTCTGCTTTTGAAACGCTGGCCAACGTACGCGGCATTGCCTTCGATAAAACAGGCACGCTCACCCGTGGGCAGCATCAGGTAGTGAATGCCGCGCTGCGCCAAAGCGAAGACCTCACCCAGTTTCGGGCGATGCTAAGCAGCGCCGTCAGTCAAAGCGAGCACCCTTTAGCCAGCGGTTTGCGGGATTGGGCCAGCACGGTTGAAACAGCGGCGCCGTCCAACGTGCTTCATAACGTACAGCATATTGAGGAGCATCCCGGCAAAGGTCAGCAAGTCACGTTTCAAAACGCAGAGCAGTGGTGGTTAGGTAGCGCCGTATGGATAGAGCAGCAGCTTGGCGCGCCCTTGCCAGATAGCGCTCATCAACCTGACAACGCCTTTGCATCGCAGGTAGTCGTGGCGGATAGCCATGGTTGGCTCGCCACGCTCTACTGTGCCGACCAGCCGGTGAGCGATGCGACAGCGAGCCTTGCCGAATTAAAGCGCTCAGGGTACATCGTGGCGCTGATCAGCGGCGACCGCCAGGGCCCGGTGGGCTGGCTTGGCCAGCAGGTAGGGTTAGCAAACAATGCGTGCTACGCCCAGCGCTCGCCGGAAGCCAAAGCGGCACTGCTCAAAGCGCTGCCATCGCCCACGCTCTATGTGGGCGACGGGGTGAACGATACCTTGAGCCTTGCCGAAGCCGGGGTAGGCGTCGTCCCCATGCAAGCCAGCGACGCCGCCCGTGAAGGTGCCGCCGCGCAGCTGCTTCGGCCAGGAGTGAGTGGTGTAGTGTGTTTACTCTCGTTGGCTAAGCGCACACGCCGAGTCATGATGCAGAACCTAGTATTTTCGGCACTCTATAACACGCTGGCGCTGGGGCTGGTGATCATCATGGCGGTTCCGCCCTTAGCCGCCGTGCTGGCGATGGCGGCAAGCTCGTTCAGCGTGACGTTAAATGCAGCGCGACTTGCATGGTCAGAGCCTAGCAAGACTAGCGATATCCCAGCGCCTGACCCAAACGCTCCGCATTCGACGTCACCCACTGCGGGTCAATCGCTCCCCACTGTTTAA
- the coxB gene encoding cytochrome c oxidase subunit II, with protein sequence MRERNSATSTSMSYRAAPRTRQAACWLGLGLLFGVAGCSGDSSILDPAGPAARDVRLIWWVMLVFATVVLVGVTVVWLYAFKPHNVERTPAQERRIARRWIIGGGLVLPIASITALLTFGVPAGQRMLPLPLDEPPEVIEVIGHQWWWEVRYPGAEGGEVITANQLVMPAGEPVDFHVSGADVIHAFWVPRLGGKIDMLPGRVNKIRLEADEPAVFGAQCAELCGVGHAHMHLYVEAVPRDDFEAWLAARQEATLSEVATQDSTHDDARDAFMTHCASCHRVAGVSEGGVGPNLSDVGSRTTLGAGAMAMEEGAVSQWLQRHQALKPGNKMPTHNDIDTDTLDALGAWLETLTP encoded by the coding sequence ATGAGGGAACGCAATAGCGCCACGTCCACCAGCATGTCGTATCGCGCCGCGCCGCGAACCCGTCAAGCGGCCTGTTGGCTCGGGCTTGGCTTGCTGTTCGGCGTTGCGGGTTGCAGCGGCGACAGCTCTATCTTAGACCCTGCAGGGCCTGCCGCAAGAGACGTTCGGTTAATTTGGTGGGTGATGCTGGTGTTTGCCACCGTTGTATTGGTCGGGGTCACCGTGGTTTGGCTATATGCTTTCAAACCGCATAACGTCGAGCGCACACCCGCCCAAGAGCGCCGTATCGCGCGGCGTTGGATCATTGGGGGTGGCCTCGTCTTGCCCATTGCCAGCATTACGGCGCTGCTGACGTTTGGCGTGCCCGCTGGGCAGCGCATGCTGCCGCTGCCGCTCGATGAACCGCCTGAAGTGATCGAAGTCATTGGCCATCAGTGGTGGTGGGAGGTGCGCTATCCCGGTGCCGAAGGGGGCGAGGTAATCACTGCTAACCAGCTCGTCATGCCCGCCGGAGAGCCTGTGGATTTTCATGTAAGCGGCGCGGATGTGATACATGCATTTTGGGTGCCGCGCCTGGGCGGCAAAATCGACATGCTGCCGGGAAGAGTGAATAAAATTCGCCTGGAAGCCGATGAGCCCGCCGTGTTTGGTGCCCAGTGTGCCGAGCTCTGTGGAGTGGGCCATGCGCATATGCATTTATACGTCGAAGCCGTACCCCGTGACGACTTCGAGGCTTGGCTGGCGGCTCGGCAGGAAGCCACGCTAAGCGAAGTGGCAACGCAAGATTCAACTCATGACGATGCTAGAGACGCCTTTATGACCCACTGCGCGAGTTGCCATCGCGTGGCGGGCGTTAGTGAAGGCGGTGTCGGGCCAAACCTCTCGGATGTGGGAAGCCGAACAACGCTCGGCGCGGGCGCAATGGCTATGGAAGAGGGCGCGGTGAGCCAGTGGCTGCAACGCCACCAAGCGTTGAAGCCAGGTAACAAAATGCCTACCCATAACGACATCGACACGGACACCTTGGATGCCCTGGGTGCTTGGCTGGAGACCTTGACCCCATGA
- a CDS encoding cysteine hydrolase family protein has protein sequence MYATKNQRVALIIIDMQQGMATEKAGERNNPQTEANIQRLLATWRQSQQPVVHVRHLSRSPESPFWPGQSGVLFQPAFEPLATEHIVDKNVPDAFTHSGLERWLHARNVHQLVVVGVSTSNSVEATVRSAGNLGFNAYVVSDATFTFAQQDYTGSFRTADEVHAMSLANLDGEYAQIVSMEEALAFL, from the coding sequence ATGTACGCGACGAAGAATCAGCGTGTGGCGCTGATCATTATCGACATGCAGCAGGGCATGGCGACTGAAAAGGCGGGAGAGCGCAATAACCCGCAAACCGAAGCCAACATTCAGCGACTGCTAGCCACTTGGCGGCAAAGCCAGCAGCCAGTGGTTCATGTGCGTCATCTCTCTCGCTCACCCGAATCGCCGTTTTGGCCTGGTCAGAGCGGCGTGCTGTTCCAGCCTGCGTTTGAGCCACTCGCCACCGAGCATATCGTCGATAAAAACGTGCCCGATGCGTTCACTCACTCTGGGTTAGAGCGCTGGTTACACGCCCGCAACGTCCATCAGCTGGTCGTCGTCGGCGTCAGTACCAGTAACTCCGTCGAGGCCACGGTGCGTTCGGCGGGAAATTTGGGCTTCAATGCCTACGTGGTGAGCGATGCCACCTTCACGTTTGCACAGCAAGATTACACAGGTAGCTTTCGCACAGCCGACGAGGTGCATGCGATGTCGCTGGCGAATTTGGACGGGGAGTATGCGCAGATTGTGAGTATGGAAGAGGCGCTGGCCTTTTTGTAG
- a CDS encoding PA0069 family radical SAM protein, with the protein MTSLDLSRTTVHKGRGATYDPHNRFAPTHSVAEDDGWWQEEAANSLATEVREEPSKSALSWNQSPDLPFDRSLNPYRGCEHGCVYCYARPSHAYWDLSPGLDFETKLIARSGLVEHLKEELCHPHYVCRPINLSGNTDCYQPLEATYQTTRRLLEFLLACRHPVTLVTKSTLILRDIDLLAEMAEHRLVRVFVSLTSLDADLKRTLEPRAASPQARLKVIRELNTAGIPVGTLVSPIIPGLTDHEIERILEAASRAGARTATWMLLRLPHEVAPLFEAWLEAHYPERAAKVMSLMRQCRGGKTYEAAFGKRFRGEGVFADLIAQRFQRASRQWNMQARTDQGLNTRDFRPPRAQGDLFD; encoded by the coding sequence ATGACATCATTGGACCTCTCTCGCACTACCGTGCACAAAGGGCGCGGTGCTACCTACGACCCGCATAACCGTTTTGCCCCTACCCACAGCGTGGCGGAGGATGACGGCTGGTGGCAGGAAGAGGCCGCCAACTCGCTGGCAACGGAAGTGCGTGAAGAGCCCAGCAAAAGCGCGCTCTCTTGGAACCAGTCGCCCGACCTGCCCTTCGACCGCTCGCTCAACCCTTACCGTGGCTGTGAGCATGGCTGCGTGTACTGCTACGCCCGCCCTTCCCACGCTTATTGGGATTTATCGCCGGGGCTGGATTTCGAGACCAAGCTGATCGCCCGCAGCGGGTTGGTGGAGCATTTAAAAGAGGAGCTTTGCCACCCTCACTACGTTTGCCGTCCCATTAACCTTTCTGGCAATACCGACTGCTACCAGCCGCTGGAAGCCACTTACCAAACCACCCGCCGCCTGCTGGAGTTTCTACTGGCGTGCCGACACCCGGTCACGCTAGTGACGAAAAGCACGCTGATTTTGCGGGATATCGATCTACTGGCAGAAATGGCGGAGCATCGCTTGGTGCGGGTGTTCGTGAGTTTGACCAGCCTGGACGCTGACCTCAAGCGCACGCTGGAACCCCGTGCGGCATCGCCCCAGGCGCGTCTGAAAGTGATTCGTGAGCTGAATACAGCGGGAATTCCGGTGGGCACGCTGGTATCCCCCATCATTCCTGGCCTGACCGACCATGAGATCGAACGCATTCTGGAAGCCGCGAGCCGTGCAGGAGCGCGCACCGCCACTTGGATGCTGCTGAGGCTACCCCACGAGGTCGCGCCTCTATTCGAGGCGTGGCTAGAGGCCCACTACCCCGAGCGCGCCGCTAAGGTAATGAGTTTGATGCGCCAGTGTCGGGGCGGTAAAACCTACGAGGCGGCCTTTGGGAAGCGCTTTCGCGGCGAAGGGGTCTTCGCCGATTTGATTGCCCAGCGGTTTCAGCGTGCTAGCCGCCAGTGGAACATGCAGGCCCGCACCGATCAGGGGTTGAATACCCGTGATTTTCGTCCGCCCCGGGCGCAGGGGGATTTATTTGATTAG
- a CDS encoding gamma-glutamylcyclotransferase family protein, with protein MQHLHQAIQRCPRVAVYGTLKRGHRNHHWLNGADMLGQDCLNEITLYDLGPYPGAKLTPSAGVIVEVYAIDAERLARLDELEDYLPLAPAEGVYDRTVLATQYGDAWCYIYNPTVEATQLIESGEW; from the coding sequence ATGCAGCATCTTCACCAAGCCATCCAGCGCTGCCCTCGAGTCGCTGTGTACGGCACGTTAAAGCGCGGCCACCGCAATCATCATTGGTTAAACGGCGCGGACATGCTGGGTCAAGACTGCCTAAACGAGATTACGCTCTACGATCTTGGGCCCTACCCAGGCGCCAAGCTCACGCCGTCTGCCGGTGTGATCGTTGAAGTGTACGCCATCGACGCCGAGCGATTAGCGCGGCTCGATGAATTGGAAGATTACCTGCCCCTGGCCCCCGCAGAAGGCGTGTACGACCGGACGGTGCTGGCAACACAGTATGGCGATGCGTGGTGCTATATCTACAACCCAACGGTTGAGGCAACGCAGCTGATCGAGAGCGGAGAGTGGTAG